Proteins found in one Maridesulfovibrio sp. genomic segment:
- a CDS encoding Ig-like domain-containing protein: MAKAQELTPSARSEAQKVSPSTVYSVQGSPNDYDYVLKGADLVLVNKETHEEQVFLFVGNIMSLDGQVDMKFSDGENLESKDIFNRSEMLDMDKLDEEAPEWKANSEDSTPSDEEEGNSDESNLAGEQQDPIQTAQAALMTDPTDDILKSQQRMFDDIQKFSKQESLSSDVSGQAGEKLQSEDIDQPDEKDDPNKDDPNKEDPNKDDPTDPTNHASDANNNSGNITIELSQDSESGIRKDPSDNTSDFVKDGITNHTNFKLVGTADPDTKLDIYMNGEKIGEATANEDGDYSIDISNADSGESKGLGSVVHEFYAQLADSTSENPAKSSTVKVEVDTTDPTLGESGVTYNSEENGKYYTNDDRPLLEGTGEKDTILHISYSNKDGSVSGTLEQVTVNSSGNWSIRIPENADGKGLADGEYTFTITGEDDAGNALTANAEIQNVVIKTSFETSAEITLDDTTNSRGIGVDPNNEDTITNSDTLDLTIKHISTEAREVTVMLVLDGGKTQELGDAVFDEDSGTWKYTVDSDIIPDNADYKFMVKATDMAGNTNTPGSDLVVTIDREAPDNGLTIDLDSASDSEDSNHALSRVGDDPKADNYTHGTEEGHSEGKGMLILNGEHAGNQGLVNLYRVDADGDYIDENGSKTDTPVPVNATPIEADPDGDWTYSYDANSIGTNGAETIYFRAEITDAAGNIEHAELTVTVDNEAPVESTIYVENALETKETAEGFSTSVTGKDVTVSGIITEGKNDVIVTIYDKDGNEIANSAENPDLIKVDASGDNFKWSYVKHDVEHEHNYSYYATVEDAAGNVTKSDLMTFTSDQGTGKPDITLDASTDTSTKGDNITDFITEDDNGTKVENHKINLKVSADDDAKLEIYQVVEQDSGYSNIVLIDAEHHIYGIKIETGGDVVNGDVVTFNAENYDDTATELKFVTVATDEAGNTATSDVYTMVLDDSDPVDTNGITVTAVMSEDGGTTVDCADDAYSSAKALELSGSFTDLIDTDIDIASPVVRVYDGGSEIGTATVEISADGEYTWSFKLGDEGSEDTYIEAKDYSFKIEIEDAAGNITTVPADATETMDVHIDRSPPEIIADLGENQDTGRSEEYTGDWITSVTNDLSVEVTSNEGATITVKINDNTEIEHVVTDAEAKAGKITFNIPDAQINHGSNNVVITATDLAGNSTTVEKELVIDTEVDTSSIRLASGSNSGFSTDNATDDHTPTFEGLTEKSALVKLTVHSTDGDGNEITYYSTSKQALADGSWNIDVPQDHNLPDGTYTVTAEFTDITGNSTSVDLEPSLIISSAPDAPEVSMTSDTTAYFYDGIDTANDWVTRDAAPDFTVKKSVGTTLDVTVTKAGDPDFTYNPAYTGNTSDTAEAIVTQLGDLADGEYTFTFITADQYGNATEVVKTVVIDNHYDHNEFTMEMAPESDTGTSDIDINDIILTNDETPELSGIAEKNSKARMMVMSFDSKAALESYSDNFNFANMTDESLRTFIAANEAQLGKEVIVNPDGTWIANPELTADGYYKVIVISEDQAGNVEAESMDIQLDTTLPDPPKIDITDDDHNPYAEDANGNVTTPITDLSPRIAGSYTLEENVKTTITISNEKGDYTRTLDARAIDTDNDGTWEYHYDRDGNDTYLHGGNYTATITSVDEAGNESSDTIKFTIDQSTYKTPTIGLAEEDDTGVKGDGRTSLQVLAEIQDDAPDNPTPEDAPKLTLTGHAIAYHEVAIYRDGDSEAFATVKAEEDGAWSYTLESNPTDSDTHEYYVVVDGTKSDVFKLTVDNSTPPPEVTLTNDTGINGDWITSDSTIEGKVEPGSTVELTATKVYELTDGHYIDDAGNQVDYTGEVTTIGGKDYYVGVSQSYFVKAENIKSDGSYKTAELKTLLSDGQYQISVTGKDIAGNITTNVIDDKVLHLDTTTVKPDVDLSSISDTSFAKGEIIIPGADDKNIDVYDDLPGDDASKELFKSDKLTNDSTPTLQGNAEANALISIAIDGTSDVYTTHADSTGAWSYTLDTPLSDGSHSITVTATDTAGNFKSSDERSIDVDSGLSKNAEISVVQESSPGHGGEGNIFYTRDDTPELKLSGEAGAAYVLYYNESGDPDNPTYVRIDANYLGSDGTTTIVPSTQSLNDGEHYYKLVTVDEAGNSNTTDYTVVVDSVPPDPAEGISFTYHNETETGHPLETKSAEIVDEKDSEGNLSKRIFTVHTNNDTTDLVVDTGDGTTHVRLVDASGKTIAENDVSANGECRLDLTNSEITNITDGEYNYSLEFYDHVGNKSTTEVDLRFIVDTEAPTTTIKIDSASDRGTNTEAYILTSGDSFTFKGTLTEDRIADHSDANIDYTDLAYLITVEHGGDTWTYDSTADNSENHHFANVYVGETGEYHFDVVDNGHPLENGDYSVTIQAVDLAGNITDTNDPTAQHVDFTVDNTTLHTTDLQMTERIFENPDGTTENYVTLNQSDYIGVGDSETANTTFGYEVIKHDIDTGHSVLSSTGDIADGDDIQISLRNDNHEFEYAEVKVTGAAGNESHSQYIDLDHTDLNYSENLGSDDHVDKVSLSLSDNDGHHLIDATFTEGENGEATLHYDSNHDGSLDATLTTDTTKSQSYDGGSVQLSHSEDGWAISFSQNLTANNYDLNISSTDTDTPANNHSNDINFSLQDLTQDVAGDEIFTNTDTDTQQDFNGAHDGNGGDTPDTTSDTSVVVNTEIHQDHIVFNIA; the protein is encoded by the coding sequence ATGGCTAAAGCACAGGAACTCACTCCATCAGCTAGATCTGAAGCGCAGAAAGTATCTCCATCTACAGTCTATAGCGTTCAGGGCTCCCCTAACGATTATGATTACGTTCTCAAAGGCGCAGACTTAGTTCTTGTAAATAAAGAGACCCACGAAGAACAGGTTTTTCTCTTTGTCGGTAACATCATGAGCTTGGACGGCCAGGTAGACATGAAGTTCAGCGATGGAGAAAACTTGGAATCCAAGGATATCTTCAACCGCTCGGAAATGCTGGACATGGACAAGCTGGATGAAGAAGCTCCAGAGTGGAAAGCCAATTCAGAGGACTCCACCCCTTCAGACGAGGAAGAAGGCAACTCCGATGAAAGCAATCTGGCCGGGGAACAGCAGGACCCTATCCAGACGGCGCAGGCTGCGCTTATGACCGACCCAACTGATGATATTCTCAAAAGCCAGCAGCGCATGTTCGACGACATTCAAAAATTTTCCAAGCAGGAGAGCCTCTCCAGTGACGTAAGCGGACAAGCCGGTGAAAAGCTTCAATCTGAGGATATTGATCAACCAGATGAGAAGGATGACCCAAATAAGGATGATCCAAATAAGGAAGACCCAAATAAGGATGATCCAACAGATCCAACCAACCACGCTTCTGACGCAAACAACAACAGCGGCAATATAACTATCGAGCTTTCGCAGGACTCCGAGTCCGGTATTCGGAAAGATCCAAGCGATAACACTTCTGATTTCGTTAAAGACGGAATTACCAACCACACAAATTTTAAACTCGTAGGAACCGCCGACCCGGACACCAAGCTGGACATTTACATGAACGGCGAAAAAATCGGCGAAGCGACAGCGAATGAAGATGGCGATTATTCTATAGATATAAGCAATGCAGATTCGGGAGAATCGAAAGGCCTTGGATCAGTCGTGCACGAATTTTACGCCCAATTGGCGGACAGCACCTCTGAAAATCCCGCAAAATCCAGCACTGTAAAAGTGGAAGTTGATACCACTGATCCGACTTTGGGAGAATCCGGTGTAACTTATAATTCCGAAGAAAACGGTAAATATTACACCAACGATGATCGTCCTCTGCTTGAAGGAACCGGTGAAAAAGATACCATCCTTCACATAAGCTACTCAAACAAAGACGGCTCGGTTAGCGGGACACTGGAACAAGTCACGGTAAACAGCAGCGGCAACTGGAGTATCCGCATCCCTGAAAATGCGGACGGGAAAGGCCTTGCTGACGGCGAGTATACCTTCACTATTACCGGGGAAGATGATGCCGGTAACGCACTCACCGCAAACGCTGAAATTCAGAACGTTGTAATCAAAACCAGTTTTGAAACCAGTGCTGAAATTACTCTTGATGACACCACGAACAGCAGAGGCATCGGTGTTGACCCTAATAATGAAGACACCATCACCAATTCCGATACGCTCGATTTGACCATTAAACATATCAGCACTGAAGCCAGAGAAGTGACAGTCATGCTGGTGCTGGATGGCGGAAAGACACAAGAATTGGGCGATGCTGTATTTGATGAAGACAGCGGAACATGGAAATATACAGTAGACAGCGATATAATACCGGACAACGCTGACTACAAGTTCATGGTCAAAGCCACGGATATGGCCGGCAACACGAACACCCCCGGTTCCGACCTTGTTGTCACAATTGACCGCGAAGCGCCGGACAACGGCCTGACGATTGACCTTGATTCTGCCAGTGACTCTGAAGACAGCAACCACGCCCTCAGCAGAGTCGGCGATGATCCTAAAGCGGACAACTACACCCACGGCACAGAGGAAGGACATTCCGAAGGTAAAGGGATGTTAATCTTAAATGGAGAGCATGCCGGTAATCAGGGGCTCGTAAATCTTTATCGAGTTGACGCGGACGGCGATTACATAGACGAAAACGGCAGCAAAACCGATACCCCTGTCCCCGTCAACGCTACCCCTATTGAAGCAGACCCTGACGGCGACTGGACATATTCTTATGATGCCAACAGCATCGGCACCAACGGCGCAGAGACAATCTACTTCCGCGCTGAGATAACTGATGCTGCCGGAAACATCGAACACGCCGAGCTGACCGTCACCGTGGATAACGAGGCACCCGTTGAATCCACTATTTATGTGGAGAATGCCCTTGAAACTAAAGAAACAGCAGAAGGTTTTTCTACTTCCGTAACTGGTAAAGATGTTACAGTCAGCGGAATTATCACCGAGGGCAAGAATGATGTCATTGTCACTATTTATGACAAGGACGGGAACGAAATCGCCAACAGCGCGGAAAATCCCGACCTTATCAAGGTGGATGCCTCCGGCGACAATTTTAAATGGTCGTATGTAAAACATGACGTGGAGCACGAGCACAACTATTCCTACTATGCGACTGTAGAAGACGCAGCCGGGAATGTCACCAAATCTGATCTCATGACCTTTACCTCGGATCAGGGTACCGGCAAGCCGGATATAACGCTGGATGCATCTACCGATACCTCTACCAAAGGTGATAATATTACCGATTTTATCACAGAGGACGACAACGGTACTAAGGTAGAAAACCACAAAATCAATCTGAAAGTCAGCGCGGATGACGATGCGAAACTTGAGATTTATCAGGTTGTCGAGCAGGACTCCGGCTATAGCAATATAGTACTGATTGATGCAGAACATCACATCTACGGCATAAAGATTGAAACCGGCGGTGATGTGGTAAACGGTGATGTTGTTACCTTTAACGCCGAGAATTACGACGACACTGCCACCGAACTGAAATTCGTTACCGTTGCTACGGACGAAGCCGGAAACACCGCTACTTCTGACGTCTATACCATGGTCCTCGATGATTCGGACCCGGTCGATACTAACGGAATAACCGTCACAGCTGTGATGTCTGAAGACGGGGGAACCACTGTAGACTGTGCGGATGACGCATATTCCAGCGCTAAGGCTCTCGAACTGAGCGGTTCATTCACCGACCTCATCGATACCGATATTGATATCGCGTCACCGGTTGTGCGGGTATACGACGGAGGATCTGAAATCGGCACCGCAACTGTAGAAATCAGTGCCGACGGTGAATACACTTGGTCTTTTAAGCTGGGTGATGAGGGCAGCGAAGATACCTACATTGAAGCAAAAGATTATTCCTTTAAAATTGAAATCGAAGATGCCGCCGGAAATATCACAACGGTTCCTGCTGATGCAACCGAAACAATGGACGTTCACATTGACCGTAGCCCCCCTGAGATAATTGCCGACCTCGGCGAAAATCAGGATACCGGACGCAGCGAAGAATATACCGGAGACTGGATTACCAGTGTAACCAATGACCTGAGTGTTGAAGTCACCTCGAACGAAGGCGCGACCATCACCGTAAAAATCAACGATAATACGGAAATTGAACACGTAGTTACTGATGCGGAAGCCAAAGCGGGTAAAATTACTTTCAACATCCCGGACGCCCAGATTAATCACGGCAGCAATAACGTTGTAATCACTGCCACTGATCTGGCCGGCAACAGCACAACAGTTGAAAAAGAACTGGTCATCGACACGGAAGTTGATACCAGCAGCATCAGATTGGCATCAGGATCAAATTCAGGTTTTTCCACTGATAACGCGACTGACGACCATACTCCGACTTTTGAAGGGCTGACCGAAAAATCAGCCTTGGTAAAGCTTACCGTCCACAGTACGGACGGTGACGGTAACGAAATTACCTACTACAGCACCAGCAAACAGGCTCTTGCTGACGGCAGTTGGAACATAGACGTACCGCAGGATCACAACCTCCCGGACGGAACTTACACGGTAACAGCTGAATTTACCGATATTACCGGCAACAGCACATCAGTCGATCTTGAGCCAAGCCTGATTATTTCCTCCGCTCCGGATGCTCCGGAAGTGTCCATGACTTCAGACACTACCGCTTATTTTTATGATGGTATAGACACTGCTAACGACTGGGTCACCAGAGATGCAGCCCCAGACTTTACTGTAAAAAAATCAGTAGGAACAACACTTGATGTAACAGTCACAAAAGCAGGTGATCCGGACTTTACGTATAATCCTGCATACACGGGCAATACCTCCGACACAGCCGAAGCGATCGTCACACAACTTGGTGATCTGGCTGACGGTGAATATACATTCACCTTCATCACCGCGGACCAGTACGGAAATGCAACTGAAGTTGTCAAAACAGTAGTCATTGATAATCACTACGACCACAATGAATTTACCATGGAAATGGCCCCCGAGTCCGACACGGGTACGTCAGACATCGATATTAATGACATAATTCTCACTAACGACGAAACTCCTGAACTCTCCGGAATTGCTGAAAAGAACAGTAAGGCCCGTATGATGGTTATGAGTTTCGACTCAAAAGCTGCACTTGAATCATATTCTGATAATTTTAATTTCGCGAATATGACAGATGAGTCGCTGCGGACTTTCATAGCTGCCAATGAAGCCCAGTTAGGCAAAGAGGTAATTGTTAACCCCGACGGAACATGGATAGCCAATCCCGAGCTTACCGCAGACGGTTATTATAAGGTAATAGTTATTTCCGAAGATCAGGCCGGTAACGTTGAAGCGGAATCCATGGATATCCAGTTGGATACAACCCTGCCTGATCCGCCTAAAATTGATATTACCGATGACGATCATAACCCTTATGCCGAAGATGCGAACGGAAATGTAACTACTCCGATTACGGACCTTTCACCGCGTATTGCAGGTAGTTATACACTAGAAGAAAACGTAAAGACGACAATAACGATATCCAATGAAAAAGGCGACTATACACGCACACTGGATGCCAGAGCCATAGACACGGATAACGACGGAACGTGGGAATATCATTACGATAGAGACGGTAATGACACCTACCTTCATGGTGGCAATTATACCGCAACCATAACCAGTGTCGACGAAGCCGGAAACGAAAGCTCCGACACGATCAAATTTACTATAGACCAGAGCACATACAAGACTCCCACGATAGGACTGGCCGAGGAAGATGATACCGGCGTAAAAGGTGACGGCAGAACAAGCCTGCAAGTCCTTGCGGAAATTCAGGACGATGCTCCCGACAACCCGACCCCGGAGGATGCCCCCAAACTGACTCTTACAGGACACGCTATCGCTTATCATGAAGTAGCAATATACAGGGATGGCGATAGCGAAGCGTTCGCTACCGTAAAAGCGGAAGAAGACGGAGCGTGGAGCTATACTTTAGAAAGCAACCCCACTGACAGTGACACTCATGAATACTACGTTGTCGTTGACGGAACTAAATCAGATGTTTTTAAACTGACCGTAGACAACTCAACTCCGCCACCGGAAGTCACACTGACCAATGATACAGGAATCAATGGCGACTGGATCACATCAGATTCAACAATCGAAGGTAAAGTCGAACCAGGTAGTACCGTTGAATTAACAGCTACAAAAGTATACGAACTGACAGACGGGCATTACATAGACGATGCCGGAAATCAGGTTGATTACACTGGAGAAGTAACCACCATTGGCGGCAAGGACTACTATGTAGGAGTCAGCCAAAGCTATTTTGTAAAGGCTGAAAACATAAAAAGCGACGGTTCCTACAAAACAGCAGAATTAAAAACTCTGCTGAGCGACGGCCAGTACCAGATAAGCGTAACCGGAAAGGATATCGCAGGAAACATCACGACCAACGTAATTGATGATAAAGTTCTTCATCTGGACACTACAACAGTCAAACCGGATGTAGACTTATCCTCAATCAGCGATACTTCTTTTGCCAAAGGCGAAATTATTATTCCTGGCGCTGACGATAAAAATATAGATGTTTATGATGATCTGCCGGGTGATGATGCGTCTAAAGAACTCTTCAAAAGTGATAAATTAACCAACGACAGCACCCCCACACTGCAGGGTAACGCTGAAGCCAACGCATTAATCAGTATTGCTATCGACGGAACATCTGATGTTTATACGACACATGCCGACAGTACAGGAGCATGGTCTTACACTTTGGACACCCCACTTTCAGATGGAAGTCATTCAATAACCGTTACTGCAACAGATACTGCCGGCAACTTCAAGAGCAGTGATGAGCGATCTATCGATGTAGACAGCGGACTCTCTAAAAATGCAGAAATATCGGTTGTTCAGGAAAGTTCACCGGGGCACGGAGGAGAAGGCAACATATTCTACACGCGGGATGATACCCCGGAACTCAAACTCAGTGGTGAGGCAGGAGCAGCATATGTGCTGTACTACAACGAGTCCGGCGATCCGGATAATCCCACATACGTAAGGATCGATGCCAACTATCTGGGATCAGACGGAACAACTACCATAGTACCATCTACGCAATCATTGAATGACGGCGAACATTATTACAAGCTGGTCACCGTTGATGAAGCGGGGAACTCTAATACTACCGATTACACAGTGGTAGTAGACAGCGTCCCCCCTGACCCGGCAGAGGGAATATCTTTTACCTATCACAATGAAACAGAGACAGGTCATCCGCTTGAAACAAAGTCTGCAGAAATTGTTGATGAAAAAGATTCTGAAGGCAATTTAAGCAAAAGAATTTTCACCGTTCATACCAATAATGACACAACGGATCTGGTTGTGGATACTGGGGATGGAACAACACATGTCAGACTTGTTGATGCAAGCGGTAAGACAATTGCCGAAAATGATGTTAGTGCGAACGGTGAATGCCGTCTTGACCTGACGAACAGTGAGATCACTAACATCACCGATGGTGAATATAATTATTCGCTGGAATTTTATGACCATGTAGGCAACAAAAGCACAACTGAAGTTGATCTTCGGTTTATTGTTGATACTGAGGCCCCCACAACGACAATAAAGATTGATTCTGCTTCTGACCGGGGAACCAATACCGAAGCCTATATACTGACCAGCGGTGATTCATTCACGTTCAAGGGAACCCTGACCGAAGACAGAATTGCTGACCATAGTGACGCCAACATAGACTATACAGATCTCGCCTATTTAATCACCGTTGAACACGGCGGTGACACATGGACGTATGATTCCACTGCTGACAACTCGGAGAATCATCACTTTGCCAATGTCTATGTCGGTGAAACCGGTGAATACCACTTTGACGTTGTGGATAACGGGCATCCGCTTGAAAACGGTGACTATTCCGTGACCATACAGGCAGTTGATCTGGCCGGAAATATAACAGATACAAACGATCCCACCGCACAGCACGTTGATTTCACAGTTGATAACACTACATTGCACACAACCGACCTGCAAATGACGGAGCGCATTTTTGAAAACCCTGACGGTACAACGGAAAACTATGTAACTCTTAACCAGTCAGATTATATAGGTGTAGGGGATTCTGAAACTGCTAACACCACCTTCGGCTACGAAGTTATTAAACATGATATCGATACAGGACATTCTGTACTTTCCTCCACGGGTGACATTGCCGATGGCGATGACATTCAAATCTCATTGAGGAACGATAATCATGAATTTGAATATGCTGAGGTAAAAGTCACCGGTGCGGCAGGCAATGAATCGCATTCCCAATACATTGACCTCGACCACACCGACCTGAATTACAGTGAAAATCTCGGTTCAGACGATCATGTTGATAAAGTGTCACTGTCATTATCAGATAATGACGGGCATCATCTTATTGATGCAACTTTTACGGAAGGAGAAAATGGGGAAGCGACTCTACATTATGACTCTAATCATGATGGTTCTCTTGATGCTACATTGACAACCGACACGACCAAATCACAGTCATACGACGGTGGAAGTGTCCAACTAAGTCATAGTGAAGACGGCTGGGCAATTAGCTTCAGTCAGAATCTCACGGCAAACAACTACGACCTGAATATCTCGAGTACTGACACTGACACCCCTGCTAATAATCATAGCAATGATATAAACTTCAGCCTCCAAGATCTTACGCAAGATGTAGCCGGAGACGAAATATTTACCAATACGGATACCGATACCCAGCAAGATTTTAACGGCGCCCATGACGGAAACGGCGGTGATACGCCTGATACAACCTCCGACACGAGCGTTGTAGTGAATACCGAAATCCATCAGGATCACATTGTATTTAACATTGCATAA
- a CDS encoding TolC family protein produces the protein MTWQMIKNFGKVCALCTLLMFQCNLVSADNSKADTPLSTGKAVSAEAAETNLSGLGDADKAFKNATDIENFKSGTIKIDDPGEKGSSLQKYAPGESNSTVLTLYRACELAISGHPLVASSRYSLLEKKAEYGMARSVYLPRIDLTAQAGPSHNLDADTTSYGQSAVEMTQTFYKFGGLDSSVDSAKLKAQGAKYRLARTQEDIAALTINAYLSVLQAQETLEVYKNTLNFYDKLLKTFWERYNAGISSKADARKVEVSQRSTQSQVTIQQQQLKTARSMLENIIKQPVNEVDTEIPMNKMEISDTLEGAYEVAKNHNVNLKAYDAEIESQKRAVSTIESDYYPAFGYRLQAKSTFEKVDGYKNSLDGQLTLNWNLFHGFATDENVKKEEAVLKRLVATKEATELEVQNILSDAFNAYKSSAKEFKLAREAYDASINLMSLYLSEFDLGIRTLLDLITAREGQTSAAVREVNARFARIRAALNIFLEQGRLPEVLGLPLEETPFEPSSAFNSATGE, from the coding sequence ATGACATGGCAGATGATTAAAAATTTTGGAAAAGTTTGCGCACTTTGTACGCTGCTGATGTTCCAATGCAACCTTGTCAGTGCAGATAACTCCAAGGCGGACACTCCCCTGTCTACCGGGAAAGCTGTTTCAGCAGAAGCTGCAGAAACGAACCTCTCCGGCCTTGGAGACGCAGATAAGGCATTCAAAAACGCAACGGACATCGAAAACTTCAAATCCGGAACAATAAAAATTGACGATCCGGGAGAAAAAGGTTCTTCCCTGCAGAAGTATGCCCCCGGCGAAAGCAACAGCACGGTTCTCACCCTTTACCGTGCTTGTGAACTGGCCATCAGCGGACACCCTCTGGTTGCGTCTTCACGCTATTCCCTGCTGGAAAAAAAAGCTGAATACGGCATGGCCCGCAGTGTGTATCTGCCGCGCATTGACCTTACTGCACAGGCCGGTCCTTCACACAACCTTGATGCCGATACCACCAGCTATGGCCAATCCGCAGTTGAGATGACCCAGACATTTTATAAATTCGGAGGTCTGGATTCCAGTGTGGACAGCGCCAAGCTCAAGGCGCAAGGAGCAAAATACCGCCTTGCCAGAACTCAGGAAGATATCGCAGCCCTGACAATAAACGCATACCTGAGTGTGCTACAGGCGCAAGAAACACTGGAAGTGTACAAGAACACCCTGAATTTTTATGATAAATTATTAAAAACATTCTGGGAACGTTATAATGCTGGGATTTCTTCAAAAGCGGATGCACGCAAAGTCGAAGTTTCACAGCGTTCAACTCAATCACAGGTAACGATCCAGCAACAGCAGCTAAAAACCGCGCGGTCGATGCTTGAAAACATCATCAAGCAACCGGTCAATGAAGTGGATACAGAGATTCCAATGAATAAAATGGAAATTTCTGATACCCTCGAAGGAGCATACGAAGTTGCCAAGAATCATAACGTCAATCTTAAAGCTTACGATGCTGAAATAGAATCACAGAAGAGAGCTGTTTCGACAATTGAATCAGACTACTACCCAGCATTCGGATACCGTTTGCAGGCAAAAAGTACTTTTGAAAAAGTTGACGGTTACAAAAATTCACTGGACGGCCAGTTAACCCTTAACTGGAACCTGTTTCACGGTTTCGCAACTGATGAAAATGTAAAGAAAGAAGAAGCTGTACTGAAAAGGCTTGTCGCAACAAAAGAAGCAACTGAGCTTGAGGTTCAGAATATCCTTTCCGATGCCTTCAATGCGTACAAATCTTCAGCAAAAGAATTTAAACTGGCCCGCGAAGCGTATGATGCGAGTATCAACCTCATGAGTCTCTATCTTAGTGAATTTGATCTCGGCATCCGCACTCTGCTGGACCTCATTACAGCAAGAGAAGGCCAGACCAGTGCCGCGGTGCGCGAAGTAAACGCACGCTTTGCAAGAATCAGAGCTGCGCTGAATATTTTTCTAGAACAGGGACGCCTCCCCGAAGTCTTGGGGCTACCCCTTGAAGAAACCCCATTTGAACCCAGCAGTGCCTTTAACTCTGCTACAGGTGAATAG